GATCTAATTCCGCAGAAGATCAGTCTCAAGGAGTGGAGCAGACAGTTCCGTATGCTCGACGATTCGCAAATAAAAAAGTACAGGTATTACACTAATGATGAGTGGGGTCATTATCTGTCTCCGCCGGCAACGTTCATGGTCTACGGTGCCAGGGAACTCAGAAAATTGAAATTCGACAATTCACTAGCCGCGCTCAGGCTCTGGGGGTTTACGCTCAATGAATCTGAAAGACTGTTCAGGGCGCGGCAGAGCGGTAAACGCATAATCGCAACAATGGGCGACCTTGGGACGATACCCGTTATCGCCATGGCGTTTCCTGACTGTATTCCGTTCTACCCCGACTGCACATGGTGGACGCCGTTCTTCAACGAATCTACGGTGCTTCTCGATAAGGCGAGTGAACTCGGCACGCCCGAAGCCAGTTGTTTTGTACGTTCAACACTTGCTGCTTTTTACAAAATGGCATACTTCCCAAAACCGGATCTGTTGTTTGCATCAACTGGCGCATCCTGCGATGATTACTCGTGTATCATGCAGATGGTTGCAGACCTCGGTTATGAATTGAACTGGCTCGAAATCCCCTATCGCAGGAAATTGCGGGACTACCACGCGGAGGAAAAATATTCTGGAACAGAGCATGGTTTTCAATATCCCGAACGTTTCGAAACATACTTGGTGAATGAATACAAGCGCGTCTGGCAAAAAATGCAGGCGCTGACCAATATTGGTGATCTCGAAAAACTCAGAGAAAGTATCAAAAAGAACAACAGACTGCGCCGATTGGTAGATGATATAAAAAACCTTACAACTGAGGCCGACACCGCACCATTTCCCGGTCTTGAGATGATGGTCATAGAATTCGGCAATCTATATGGCTACGCGGATACCGATGAATGGTTGGACATCCTGGAGATGATCAAAGAAACGGTCACCGGTCGTGTCAAAAAAGGAATCGGAGTCCTTCATTCGGATGCGATACCACTTGCGTGGGTCACCCCTACCGCAGACCCATTGCTGCTAAATATTGTTGAGGACATGGGCGGCCGTGTCGTGGCGACCGAATATGTCATCAACCAGGCACTTACCGAGATCGAGGAAGATATCGAACCCTTCCGCGCCCTTGCCAGGTCGTTCATGAACGCCTCCCTCATCGGTTCAACCGAAGAGAGAATCCGTCATATTTCCGAAAACATTGCTTCCGGCAGGATCGCAGGAGTCATCATCACCAACATGTTGGGTTGTTCCCATTGTTCAATGGAGACTAGGCTAATCGAACAAAATTTGAAAAACGTGCCCGTGCTCGCGATCGACATCCCTGCGCCACTGGGAATAACCGAACAGCTCAAGACACGAATCGCTGCCTTCATCGAGATGCTGAAATGAGCGATATTCTGACCCCACGTGAAAGATTTGGACTGCTGGTGATCGATGAAAAACCCGACCGCTGCAATACAATACCATTAATCACATCGCACGCCGCCACGGTCAAAGGTATGAAGCTCAGAGATTATTACACGAATGGTGAGAACATGGCGCGTGCGCAGATAGCAGCAATTGAAAAATACGGGCACGATGCGATATCAATTTTCTCAGAAGTAGGTATCATCGCTGAAGCAATGGGGACGGAATTCGAATATCCAGAGAACGACCTGCCGATCCAGAGGATACCGGCCCTCCAGAAACAGGATATCGAAGAAATCGAGATACCGATCCCGACCTCAGATGCGAGACTCCCGGTGTA
The candidate division WOR-3 bacterium genome window above contains:
- a CDS encoding 2-hydroxyacyl-CoA dehydratase family protein, whose product is MFEDLIPQKISLKEWSRQFRMLDDSQIKKYRYYTNDEWGHYLSPPATFMVYGARELRKLKFDNSLAALRLWGFTLNESERLFRARQSGKRIIATMGDLGTIPVIAMAFPDCIPFYPDCTWWTPFFNESTVLLDKASELGTPEASCFVRSTLAAFYKMAYFPKPDLLFASTGASCDDYSCIMQMVADLGYELNWLEIPYRRKLRDYHAEEKYSGTEHGFQYPERFETYLVNEYKRVWQKMQALTNIGDLEKLRESIKKNNRLRRLVDDIKNLTTEADTAPFPGLEMMVIEFGNLYGYADTDEWLDILEMIKETVTGRVKKGIGVLHSDAIPLAWVTPTADPLLLNIVEDMGGRVVATEYVINQALTEIEEDIEPFRALARSFMNASLIGSTEERIRHISENIASGRIAGVIITNMLGCSHCSMETRLIEQNLKNVPVLAIDIPAPLGITEQLKTRIAAFIEMLK